A genomic stretch from Prochlorococcus marinus str. MIT 9312 includes:
- the lexA gene encoding transcriptional repressor LexA, producing MIPSEKTLTEPQNELFEWIRDYMNEFQHSPSIRQMMQAMGLKSPAPIQSRLKHLQDKGFIKWQEGKARTLQIVEDVFRQGIPILGSIAAGGLIETFNDFQEELDISSVIKKKGLFALIVNGDSMKDAFIADGDTVLLEPIESTGSIKNGTIVSAYIPGSGATLKYFYKKGNKVSLEAANPNYSPIVLENEQISIQGRLCAVWRKT from the coding sequence ATGATTCCTTCTGAAAAGACTCTTACTGAGCCACAAAATGAGCTTTTTGAATGGATAAGGGATTATATGAATGAATTTCAACATAGTCCATCTATAAGACAAATGATGCAGGCTATGGGATTAAAATCTCCAGCACCTATTCAAAGTCGTCTTAAGCATCTTCAGGATAAAGGTTTTATTAAATGGCAAGAAGGTAAAGCGAGGACTTTGCAAATTGTCGAGGATGTTTTCAGACAAGGGATCCCAATACTTGGATCTATTGCAGCTGGAGGATTGATTGAAACTTTTAATGATTTTCAAGAAGAGTTAGATATATCTTCAGTAATTAAAAAAAAGGGATTATTTGCTTTAATTGTAAATGGTGATTCCATGAAAGATGCTTTCATCGCTGATGGAGATACAGTTTTGTTAGAACCGATAGAAAGCACAGGAAGCATTAAAAATGGAACTATAGTGAGTGCATACATACCAGGGAGTGGAGCAACTTTAAAATATTTTTATAAAAAAGGTAATAAAGTTTCATTAGAGGCTGCAAATCCTAATTATTCTCCAATTGTTTTGGAGAATGAGCAGATTTCTATACAAGGTAGATTATGTGCTGTTTGGAGAAAAACATAA
- a CDS encoding FAD-binding protein, translated as MKSIVQERYEILVIGAGGAGLRAAIEAKSLGKEVLVVGKRSKFDAHTALAAGGINAVFGNLDPNDSKEQHFADTYLEGYGIGDPDIIEIMVNESPKRVKEIDEWGANFKRLKNGKLDQRFFGAHTYRRTCYSGDYTGKSILNALLNKADSMAIPIIDTTYITELIIYEDRCIGAMSFDIKSGEKKIILSKAIIICTGGHTGIWKRNSSRKDENNGDGLALAINAGCELIDMEMVQFHPTGMIFPEEISGNLVTEAVRGEGGKLYNNKGQRFMESYDKERLELSTRDKVAIANYTEIKDGRGTPRGGVYLDISHIEKDKILEKLPNIFKQFKDYQNIDISKEPMEVAPTAHYSMGGIKVCAIKHSTSISGLFAAGEVAGGLHGANRLGGNSLAEILVFGKKAGKSASEYSSTVNFTNEIPTNIINKIDHNINQLMFKEMKNPKLFLNNLKDIMWQYCGVIKNKKGLEFGLNKIDEMGEKFKKSSIKKTKNKPDFLVDLFNIKFSILVSKLTLISTIHREESRGAHQRSDFKDLNKSRNYNIICKITNRKISIEKKPTKILKKDIVKFIKNDLRNKNIGIKLLE; from the coding sequence ATGAAAAGTATTGTTCAAGAGAGATATGAGATACTTGTTATTGGGGCAGGTGGTGCTGGTTTAAGAGCTGCTATAGAGGCAAAATCATTAGGTAAAGAAGTTTTAGTTGTTGGGAAAAGAAGTAAATTCGATGCTCATACTGCTTTAGCTGCAGGAGGCATAAATGCAGTTTTTGGTAATTTAGATCCTAATGATTCTAAAGAGCAACATTTTGCAGATACATATCTTGAGGGCTATGGAATAGGGGATCCTGATATTATTGAGATAATGGTAAATGAATCACCAAAAAGAGTTAAAGAAATAGATGAATGGGGAGCAAACTTTAAAAGATTAAAAAATGGTAAATTAGATCAGAGATTTTTTGGCGCTCATACTTATCGGAGAACCTGTTACTCAGGTGATTATACAGGCAAATCTATCCTTAATGCATTATTAAATAAAGCTGATTCTATGGCAATACCCATAATAGATACTACTTACATAACAGAACTCATAATCTATGAAGATCGATGTATAGGTGCAATGTCTTTTGATATTAAATCTGGAGAGAAAAAAATAATCCTATCCAAAGCCATCATTATATGCACAGGTGGTCATACTGGGATTTGGAAAAGGAACTCATCGCGAAAAGATGAAAATAATGGAGATGGTCTTGCTCTAGCAATAAATGCAGGATGCGAACTAATTGATATGGAAATGGTTCAATTTCATCCAACTGGGATGATCTTTCCTGAAGAGATTTCTGGGAATCTAGTTACTGAAGCAGTTAGGGGAGAGGGTGGAAAACTTTACAATAATAAAGGGCAAAGATTTATGGAGTCTTATGATAAAGAGAGGTTAGAGTTATCCACAAGAGATAAAGTTGCAATAGCAAATTACACTGAAATAAAAGACGGTAGGGGTACTCCTAGAGGTGGCGTATATCTAGATATCAGTCATATAGAAAAAGATAAAATACTTGAAAAACTACCAAATATATTTAAACAGTTCAAAGATTATCAAAATATTGATATTTCAAAAGAGCCAATGGAAGTTGCGCCTACAGCTCATTATTCTATGGGGGGCATTAAAGTTTGCGCAATTAAGCATTCAACATCAATAAGTGGACTTTTTGCAGCAGGAGAAGTAGCTGGAGGACTTCACGGAGCTAATAGATTAGGTGGCAACTCCTTAGCAGAAATTCTAGTTTTTGGTAAAAAAGCAGGAAAGTCTGCCTCAGAATATTCATCAACAGTAAATTTCACAAATGAAATACCTACAAATATCATCAATAAAATTGATCATAATATTAATCAATTAATGTTTAAAGAAATGAAAAATCCAAAATTATTTTTAAATAATTTAAAAGACATAATGTGGCAATATTGTGGAGTTATAAAGAATAAAAAGGGCTTAGAATTTGGGTTAAATAAAATAGATGAGATGGGAGAAAAATTTAAAAAATCTAGTATAAAAAAGACAAAAAACAAACCTGATTTTCTAGTAGATTTGTTCAACATAAAGTTTTCTATTTTAGTTAGCAAACTAACACTAATTAGTACTATTCATAGAGAGGAAAGTAGAGGTGCCCATCAGAGATCTGATTTTAAAGATTTAAACAAATCAAGAAACTATAATATAATTTGTAAAATTACAAATAGAAAAATATCTATTGAAAAAAAACCTACAAAAATCCTGAAAAAAGATATTGTAAAATTTATCAAGAATGATTTAAGAAATAAAAATATAGGTATAAAGTTACTTGAATGA
- a CDS encoding GumC family protein yields MQREIENNFNNIWESQIDQSEEEIDLKNLFNIFIEKKKTIAGITLTSFLLGCSFALLQKKLWQGQFQIVLSGSDINSSMNLALPKNNPINKLFNNSSRNNINTELEILKSPYILLPIFEYVMSEKNISDYKVNKFEEWKKDYLEVKFKNNTNILDISYKDNDKDLIIPVLTKISKIYQQYSPNKKIETINTKISYLDDQIDIYKEKYKKSFEKALNFSFEKGLSTNLFSEINPNIIDQNDGVLIKNIEVKLDTLKNLEDSSALIAFSEANLISSEKIKRIKTIISEKEMQLIMYSKVYKDQDVVIKDIKKEILTLSKIFNDELKTFLKSQKEAAINRINAQNSSKEILIEHKKLVSEAIKNQRILINFEDTLRNMQFFLREKTVPWKLITQPLVSENPVAPQKRRIAILWTAAGFAISLFYVLFRYQQIGLLKRNEELQSVLRIPFIDNFNTKEESNLSNFFKFLNKGIISKTNIKKISLVPLGDIENISLNKIENYIQTNDQDKFTLRESLQEIDKDDLIIFITSLKNIFKKDVIKIRNKITLNKLSVFGFLIIDSE; encoded by the coding sequence ATGCAACGTGAAATAGAAAATAATTTTAATAATATTTGGGAATCTCAAATTGATCAGTCAGAAGAAGAAATTGATCTGAAAAACCTCTTTAACATATTTATTGAAAAGAAGAAAACAATAGCAGGAATTACTTTAACCTCTTTCTTATTGGGTTGTTCATTTGCATTACTTCAAAAAAAATTATGGCAAGGGCAATTCCAAATTGTTCTTTCTGGTTCAGACATTAACTCATCAATGAATTTAGCGTTACCTAAAAACAATCCAATTAATAAACTTTTCAATAATTCATCGAGAAATAATATTAATACAGAACTTGAGATCTTAAAAAGTCCTTATATATTGCTTCCTATTTTTGAATACGTAATGTCAGAAAAAAATATATCTGACTACAAGGTTAACAAATTTGAAGAATGGAAAAAAGATTATTTAGAAGTAAAGTTCAAAAATAATACGAATATACTTGATATTTCATATAAAGATAATGATAAAGATTTAATTATTCCTGTACTAACAAAAATTTCAAAAATATATCAACAATATTCTCCAAACAAAAAAATAGAAACTATAAATACAAAGATTAGTTATTTAGATGATCAGATTGATATTTATAAAGAAAAATACAAAAAATCCTTTGAGAAGGCTTTAAATTTTTCTTTTGAGAAAGGACTATCAACTAATTTATTTTCAGAAATAAATCCCAATATAATTGATCAAAATGATGGGGTTCTGATAAAAAATATAGAAGTCAAATTAGATACTCTCAAAAATTTAGAAGATTCCTCAGCCTTGATTGCATTTTCAGAAGCAAATCTTATTAGTAGTGAAAAAATAAAAAGAATAAAAACAATTATTTCGGAAAAAGAGATGCAACTAATAATGTATTCAAAAGTTTATAAAGATCAAGATGTTGTTATAAAAGATATTAAAAAGGAAATTCTTACTTTATCAAAAATTTTTAATGATGAATTAAAGACTTTTTTGAAATCACAAAAAGAAGCGGCTATCAATCGAATCAACGCACAGAATTCTTCAAAAGAAATTCTTATTGAACATAAAAAATTAGTTTCTGAAGCAATTAAAAATCAAAGAATACTGATTAACTTTGAAGACACTTTGCGAAATATGCAGTTTTTCTTGAGAGAAAAAACTGTCCCTTGGAAACTAATTACTCAACCATTGGTCTCTGAAAACCCAGTTGCTCCACAGAAAAGACGTATTGCCATTTTATGGACTGCGGCAGGTTTTGCAATAAGCTTATTTTATGTACTTTTTAGATATCAACAAATAGGTTTATTGAAAAGAAATGAAGAGTTACAAAGCGTCCTTAGAATTCCTTTTATTGATAATTTTAATACTAAAGAAGAATCAAATTTATCGAATTTCTTTAAATTTCTGAATAAAGGCATTATCTCAAAAACTAATATCAAAAAGATCTCCCTAGTACCCCTAGGAGATATTGAAAATATTAGCTTAAACAAAATCGAGAATTACATCCAAACTAATGATCAAGATAAATTTACTTTGAGGGAAAGCTTACAAGAAATTGATAAAGATGATTTAATAATTTTCATTACATCTCTTAAAAATATATTTAAAAAAGATGTGATCAAAATTAGAAATAAAATAACTCTAAACAAATTATCTGTTTTTGGATTTTTAATTATCGATAGCGAGTAA
- the argF gene encoding ornithine carbamoyltransferase: MVKPNKLANNNYLSSFDMTTDEFINILDLAKNFKNKKINIDPNNKVLGLIFDKSSTRTRVSFQVAMSRLGGTTIDLNPITSQIGRGEPIKDTARVLSRYCDVIAIRTFNHSDLEEYAKWSTIPVINALTDLEHPCQALADFLTIQEEFIDFRNVVLTFIGDGNNVANSLILCGALLGVEVRIACPRGYEPNVSVINKALEIYKNKNLLKIIHDPYDAVLGANVLYTDVWSSMGEENQKEDKDKDFKGFTINSSLVRKANKDAIILHCLPAYRGKEISAEVFESKISRIFKQAENRLHVQQALLAGLLS; encoded by the coding sequence ATGGTAAAACCAAATAAGCTTGCTAATAATAATTATCTATCAAGCTTTGATATGACAACTGATGAGTTTATTAATATTTTAGACCTTGCAAAAAATTTTAAAAATAAAAAGATAAATATTGATCCTAACAATAAAGTTTTAGGATTAATATTTGATAAGTCATCAACACGAACAAGAGTTAGTTTTCAAGTCGCGATGTCACGACTTGGTGGAACCACTATCGACCTAAATCCGATTACATCCCAAATAGGAAGAGGAGAGCCCATTAAAGATACTGCTAGAGTTCTAAGTAGATATTGCGATGTTATTGCAATTAGAACTTTTAATCATTCAGATCTAGAAGAATATGCAAAATGGTCTACGATACCAGTAATTAATGCTCTTACAGATTTAGAACATCCCTGCCAAGCTCTAGCAGATTTTTTGACAATTCAAGAGGAGTTTATCGATTTTAGAAATGTAGTTTTGACATTTATAGGTGATGGTAATAACGTCGCAAACTCCCTTATTCTATGTGGAGCATTACTAGGAGTAGAAGTTAGAATTGCATGCCCAAGAGGTTATGAACCAAATGTCTCGGTTATTAACAAAGCACTTGAAATTTACAAAAATAAGAATTTGTTGAAAATCATTCATGATCCTTATGATGCTGTATTAGGGGCAAATGTTCTTTATACAGATGTTTGGTCATCTATGGGAGAGGAAAATCAAAAAGAAGATAAAGATAAAGATTTTAAAGGATTTACTATTAATAGCAGTTTAGTAAGAAAGGCAAATAAAGATGCAATTATTCTCCATTGTCTGCCAGCATATAGGGGTAAAGAAATTTCAGCAGAAGTTTTTGAGAGTAAAATTAGTAGAATTTTTAAGCAGGCAGAAAATAGGTTGCATGTCCAGCAAGCTCTTTTGGCAGGATTGTTAAGTTAA